The following DNA comes from Rhodanobacter sp. AS-Z3.
GTAGCTTTGCGTCTTGCCGTTCAAGGTGCCCTTGGGCGCATTGACGTTGGCCTGGGTCAACGCGCTGCGCACGTCTTCCATGGTCAGGCCGAGGTTCGACAGCTGCGCCGGGTTCACCTGCACGCGCACCGCAGGGCGCACGTTGCCGGCAATCGAGACCAGGCCCACGCCCTGCACCTGCGACAGCTTCTGCGCAATGATCGAGTCGGCCAGATCATTCACGTCGCGCAGCTGGCGGCTGTCGGAGGTGAGCTTGAGGGTGAGAATCGGCGCGTCTGCCGGATTGACCCGGTTGTACACCGGCGGGTACGGCAAGTTGCCGGGCAAGGTGCCCTTGGCCTGATTGATCGCCGCCTGCACATCCTGCGCGGCGATATCCACATCCCGATCCATCGAGAACTGCAGGATGATCGTGGACAGTCCGGCCGATGAGTCGGAACTCATCATGGTCAGGCCGGAAATCTGCCCGAGGTTGCGCTCCAGCGGCGTGGTGATCAGCGACGCCATGGTGTTGGCGCTGGCACCCGGGTACTGCGTGCTCACCACCAGGCTTGGCGCCTCGATTTCCGGCAAGGCGGATACCGGCAACTGGCGATAGCCCAGGATACCGAGCAGCAGCACCGCCACCATCAACAGCGAGGTGGCGATCGGCCGGCGAATGAAGAGGGTCGAAAATCCCATGGCTATCCGTAACGTCTAAATGCGGTTTCAGTCGCGATCGTGGCCGTGGCGGGAGCGCCGTGAAGCGCTCCCGGCATCGCCGGCCGGCCCAGGTCAGCCGCGGCGGCGACCACCACCGGTGTTGTTCTTCTTGGCCTTGTCCACTTCGCTGGCCGTTGGCACGGCCGGCACTTCGCCCGGCTTCAGCGCATTGACCTTGCTGCCCGGCTTCAGGCGGAACTGGCCTTCAGTGACCACGCTGTCGCCAACCTTCAGTCCACTGCCGATCATCACGTGGCTGTCGCCCACTTCACCGGCCACCACGATGGCCTGCATCTTGACCGTGCTGTCGCCCTGCACCTGATAAACATAGTCGCCATCCGGACCGCGCTGCACCGCTTGCGCCGGAATCACCAGACCGCCATCCACCGTGCTGACCAGCAGTTGCACGTTGACGAACTGGCCGGGCCACAACTCGTTCTTGGCGTTCGGGAACTCCGACTTCAGGCGGAAGGTGCCGGTGCTGGTATCGATCTGGTTGTCGATCACCTTGAGCACACCACCCGAGGCGATCGGATGGGCGTCGGTGCGATCCAGCGCGGTGACCTGCAGCGCCGCGCCATCCTGCGAAGCGGCCTTGCGCACGAGGTCGAGGTTCTGCTCGGGCAGGGTGAACATCACATTGATCGGATGCAGCTGGGTCAGTGTGACAATCGTGCTGCTGGCAGTCACCACGTTGCCCGGGTCCACGCCACGAATACCGGCCAGGCCATCGATCGGCGAAATCACCTTGGTGTAGTTCAGCTGCACCTGGGCATCACGCACGCTCGCCGCATCGGCCGACACCGCGGCCTGGTATTGGGCAGAGGTGTTGCGCAAGGTGTCCAGATCCTGCTTGGAGATATAGCCCTTGTTGGCCAGATCCTGACTGCGCTGGAGGTTGCTCTTCGCAGTGTCCAGCATCGCCTGATCCTGACGCTGGCGCGCCACGGCCTGGTCATAGGTGGCCTGATAAGTGCGCGGATCGATCTGCGCGAGCAACTGGCCCTTCTTGACCGGCTGGCCTTCGCTGAAATCCAGGCTGAGCAACTGGCCGGTCACCTGCGGACTCACGGTGACCGTGTTGAGTGCCTGCACGGTGCCCAGCGCTGTCAGGTAGACCGGCACGTTCTGCTTGACCACCGGCACCACGGTAACCGGCACTGGCGGGGTCTCGTCCTTGCCGTCTTTGCCACCACGAGCCTTGCTGGCACTCTGGCCCGACGCGGCGGAACCGGCCGGCGCCGGCTTGTGCAGCAGGCGGAAACCCAGCGCCGCCACCACAACCACGGCGAGGACGACCAACGCGATTTTCCAAAAACGCGACATGTAAAACTCCTGAACTGAACGGTGCGGCCCTGTGGCGCGCAGCAGCGTGGCATGCATGGGTGGCGCGGTGACGCCGTCGGACAACGCCGACGGCGACTCCCGAGGTGAAAGCATAGGGGCAGTCCAACAATATTGGACAATGCCGGTTGACATGGTTGGGCCATGACCGATGGCAGGGTAACGGCCATTTTCGTGCGTGCGCCGGCCTTTGAGCCGCCCACTTCGACAGATTACCGCAAGCCGCCGTCACGCAGGCCTGAAACTTGCCGCACGCTTCGTTTATAATCCCCCACTGGTTGCCTGTCCGACCCGCATCCGGGCCGGAGGCAAGCTTGATCCGCGTCGCAAACTGACGGCACACACCCTGGTCGGGCGTGTCACCCGTTGCTGCGACAGCAACAGGCAATCGAGGCAGGTCGGGGCAGCCATCGTGGCGTTCCGCCGCCCACTGACAGGAGTACGTGCGTGAGCGGTTCCATGAGCAAGTCGGACCAGAGCGTCCTGCGCCAGTTTTCGATCATGATCAGCGGCCTGGCCGTGTTGACCGTGGTTCTGGTCCTGGGGGCGCTCGCCATCCACGAACACGAGCCGCAGGAAACCAATCCAAACCAGCCGGCCCAGGTGGCCGCGCGGATTGCTCCTGCTGGCGCGGTGTATGCGGGCAATACCGGCCGCGCTGCCATGCAGGCTGCCGCCGATGCTGCCACCAAGGCAGCGGCCTCGCAGGTCGCCTACGGCGGCACCACCGACGGCAAGGAAATCTTCGATCACCTGTGCACCAGCTGCCACACCGCCGGTGTAGCCGGCGCACCGAAAGTGGGCGACAAGGCAGCCTGGGGCCCGCGCCTGGCGCAGGGCATCGACGTGCTGGTCAAGCACGCCATCGAGGGTTATCACGGCCCCGACGGCAACTACATGCCGGCGAAAGGTGGCAACCCGGCGCTCACCGACGAACAGGTCACCAATGCCGTGCACTGGATTGCCGACCAGGCGAAATAATTTCGCCTGACCCAACGATCTGTCGTCAAACGCCGCCCTCTGGGCGGCGTTTTCGTTTGCCCCTTCCTCTGCACAAGCAGGGGACAAATCGGCAGGACTGCCCGTCAGCCGCCCGAGGGGTGAGGGCCATGGATGGCCCGAGTGCAGGTTGGGATGGGATTACAAGCTGCAGGGAAGATCAAAAAGCACCCCACCCCAGCCCTCCCCTGCCTTGCAGGGGGGAGCAAGGCTGGAGAAGAAGGCGAATTGAACCCTCACCCCCCACGCGCCTCAATCCACT
Coding sequences within:
- a CDS encoding efflux RND transporter periplasmic adaptor subunit is translated as MSRFWKIALVVLAVVVVAALGFRLLHKPAPAGSAASGQSASKARGGKDGKDETPPVPVTVVPVVKQNVPVYLTALGTVQALNTVTVSPQVTGQLLSLDFSEGQPVKKGQLLAQIDPRTYQATYDQAVARQRQDQAMLDTAKSNLQRSQDLANKGYISKQDLDTLRNTSAQYQAAVSADAASVRDAQVQLNYTKVISPIDGLAGIRGVDPGNVVTASSTIVTLTQLHPINVMFTLPEQNLDLVRKAASQDGAALQVTALDRTDAHPIASGGVLKVIDNQIDTSTGTFRLKSEFPNAKNELWPGQFVNVQLLVSTVDGGLVIPAQAVQRGPDGDYVYQVQGDSTVKMQAIVVAGEVGDSHVMIGSGLKVGDSVVTEGQFRLKPGSKVNALKPGEVPAVPTASEVDKAKKNNTGGGRRRG
- a CDS encoding c-type cytochrome, which translates into the protein MSKSDQSVLRQFSIMISGLAVLTVVLVLGALAIHEHEPQETNPNQPAQVAARIAPAGAVYAGNTGRAAMQAAADAATKAAASQVAYGGTTDGKEIFDHLCTSCHTAGVAGAPKVGDKAAWGPRLAQGIDVLVKHAIEGYHGPDGNYMPAKGGNPALTDEQVTNAVHWIADQAK